CCAGCTCGCGTGCCGCTTTAATGGGCGAACAGCCCAACCCTTGGGACCTACTTCAGCCCCAGGATGCGACGAGCCGACATCGAGGTGCCAAACCTCCCCGTCGATGTGAACTCTTGGGGGAGATCAGCCTGTTATCCCCGAGGTAGCTTTTATCCGTTGAGCGATGGCCCTCCCACGAGGTACCACCGGATCACTAAGCCCGACTTTCGTCCCTGCTCCACTTGTAGGTGTCGCAGTCAGGCTCCCTTCTGCCTTTGCACTCTTCGAACGATTTCCGACCGTTCTGAGGGAACCTTTGGGCGCCTCCGTTACATTTTAGGAGGCGACCGCCCCAGTCAAACTGCCCACCTAACAATGTCCTGTCACCAGTTTCATGGCATCCAGTTAGAACTTCAATACTATCAGGGTGGTATCCCAACAACGACTCCACTAAAGCTGACGCCCTAGTTTCCCAGTCTCCCACCTATCCTGTACAGACAATACCGAAATTCAATGCTAAGCTACAGTAAAGCTCTACGGGGTCTTTCCGTCCAATCGCGGGTAGCGAGCATCTTCACTCGCACTACAACTTCGCCGGATTTGCAGTTGAGACAGTGCACAAGTCATTACGCCATTCGTGCGGGTCAGAACTTACCTGACAAGGAATTTCGCTACCTTAGGACCGTTATAGTTACGGCCGCCGTTTACTGGGGCTTAAGTTCATACCTTCGCATTACTGCTAAGTATTCCCCTTAACCTTCCAGCACCGGGCAGGCGTCAGCCCCTATACATCAGCTTTCGCTTTAGCAGAGACCTGTGTTTTTGTTAAACAGTTGCTTGTGCCTATTCTCTGCGACCTGCTTTCGCAGGCACCCCTTCTCCCGAAGTTACGGGGTCAATTTGCCTAGTTCCTTAACTGCAATTCTTCCGTCGGCCTTAGGATTCTCTCCTCATCTACCTGTGTCGGTTTGCGGTACGGGCACTACTTCTCTCTCTAGATGCTTTTCTTGGAAGCATGGAATCAGATACTTCGGTTCCGTGGAACCTTCCCCATCACGCCTCAGAATTGTTGGAACGGATTTGCCAATCCCAACTCCCTAAACGCTTAGACTAGCATCCAATAGCTAGCACATCCTATCCTTCTCCGTCACACCCTCGATATTAACGATGATAGTGGTATTGGAATATCAACCAATTGTCCATCGACTACGCCTTTCGGCCTCGCCTTAGGTCCCGACTAACCCTGAGGAGACAAACTTTACTCAGGAAACCTTAGATATTCGGCCTGTAGGATTCTCACCTACATCTCGCTACTAATGCCAACATTCTCACTCGTAATCAGTCCACCGCTCCTTTCGGTACGACTTCAGCCCGATTACGACGCTCCTCTACCGCTCACGCATAAGCGTGAACCCGTAGCTTCGGTGGTAAGTTTGAGCCCCGGACATTTTCGGCGCAGGATCTCTTGACTAGTGAGCTATTACGCACTCTTTTAATGAGTGGCTGCTTCTAAGCCAACATCCTAGTTGTCTTAGAAATCCCACATCCTTTTCCACTTAACTTACACTTTGGGACCTTAGCTGACGATCTGGGCTGTTTCCCTTTTGACCATGGAACTTATCTTTCACAGTCTGACTGCCGGACTGATAGTATATGGCATTCGGAGTTTGATAAGGTTCGGTAAGCGCTATGCCCCCTAGCCTATTCAGTGCTCTACCTCCACTACTCACATTTTCCGACGCTAGCCCTAAAGCTATTTCGAGGAGAACCAGCTATATCCGAGTTCGATTGGAATTTCTCCGCTATCCACAGCTCATCCCATGCTTTTTCAACAGCAACGTGGTTCGGTCCTCCACGAGGTTTTACCCTCGCTTCAACCTGGCCATGGATAGGTCACCCGGTTTCGGGTCTACAGCATGCAACTAATCGCCCTATTAAGACTCGGTTTCCCTTCGGCTCCGTACCTTAAGTACTTAACCTCGCTACATACCGTAACTCGTTGGCTCGTTCTACAAAAAGCACATCATCACACACGTAAGGTGCTCTGATCGGTTGTAGGCATATGGTTTCAGGTTCTATTTCACTCCCCTCCCGGGGTTCTTTTCACCTTTCCCTCACGGTACTGCTTCACTATCGGTCATCAGGTAGTATTTAGCCTTGGGAGGTGGTCCTCCCTGCTTCCCACAAGGTTTCACGTGTCTCGTGGTACTCTGGTGCAGAACTGTTCATTATCATTTTCACCTACAGGACTATTACCCCCTATGGTCCAACTTTCCAGTTGTGTTCGGTTAACAATAATTTTACGTTATGTTCTGTCCGCAACCCCAGAGATAAATCTCTGGTTTGGGCTCTTTCCTTTTCGCTCGCCGCTACTAAGAAAATCGATTTTTCTTTCTCTTCCTCCAGGTACTTAGATGTTTCAGTTCCCTGGGTTTACCTTCATAAAGCTATGTATTCACTTTATGATACATGGGGTTTCCCATGTGAGTTTCCTCATTCGGAAATCTTCGGATCTCTGACTATGTGCGTCTACCCGAAGCTTATCGCAGCTTATCGCGTCCTTCATCGGCTCCTGATGCCAAGGCATTCACCATACGCCCTTTGTAGCTTGACCTATTTATTAGTCATATTACAAAGAATATATATTCTTGGCTTTGTTGTATTTTTTATACATCAAATCTATGTGCAATTTTCAAAGAACAATTTCAATTTTGCTATTTTTAGCAAAATTTTTTTGAAAGACTTAGTCTTTCAAAATTGAACAGAACAAATACTTTAAGTAACCTGTCGAGTAAGTATTTTAATTTTGATACATAAATGTATCTGTACTAGCCAAACATCATGTTGGTCTAGATTTCTCCATAGAAAGGAGGTGATCCAGCCGCAGGTTCTCCTACGGCTACCTTGTTACGACTTCACCCCAATCGCTGACCCTACCTTAGGTCGCTGCCTCGCTTACGCGTTAGCTCACGAACTTTGGGTATTGCCAACTCTCATGGTGTGACGGGCGGTGTGTACAAGGCCCGGGAACGTATTCACCGCGACATTCTGATTCGCGATTACTAGCAACTCCAGCTTCATGTAGGCGAGTTTCAGCCTACAATCCGAACTGAGACTGGTTTTAAAGTTTGGCTCCACCTCGCGGTTTAGCATCTCTCTGTACCAGCCATTGTAGCACGTGTGTAGCCCTAGACATAAGGGGCATGATGATTTGACGTCATCCCCACCTTCCTCCCGGTTAACCCGGGCAGTCTCGCTAGAGTGCTCAACTAAATGCTAGCAACTAACAATAAGGGTTGCGCTCGTTGCGGGACTTAACCCAACATCTCACGACACGAGCTGACGACAACCATGCACCACCTGTCTTCCTGCCCCGAAGGGCTTCCTCCATTACAGAGTAATTCAGGAGATGTCAAGTCTAGGTAAGGTTCTTCGCGTTGCTTCGAATTAAACCACATGCTCCGCTGCTTGTGCGGGCCCCCGTCAATTCCTTTGAGTTTTAATCTTGCGACCGTACTCCCCAGGCGGAATACTTAATGCGTTAGCGGCGGCACGGAGGTCATGACAACCCCCACACCTAGTATTCATCGTTTACGGCGTGGACTACCAGGGTATCTAATCCTGTTTGCTCCCCACGCTTTCGAGCCTCAGTGTCAGTTACAGTCCAGAAAGTCGCCTTCGCCACTGGTATTCTTCCTAATCTCTACGCATTTCACCGCTACACTAGGAATTCTACTTTCCTCTCCTGCACTCTAGATATCCAGTTTGGAATGCAGCACCCAGGTTAAGCCCGAGTATTTCACATCCCACTTAAATATCCACCTACGCTCCCTTTACGCCCAGTAAATCCGGACAACGCTTGCCACCTACGTATTACCGCGGCTGCTGGCACGTAGTTAGCCGTGGCTTCCTCCTCAGGTACCGTCATTATCGTCCCTGAAGACAGAGCTTTACAATCCGAAGACCGTCATCACTCACGCGGCGTTGCTGCATCAGGGTTTCCCCCATTGTGCAATATTCCCCACTGCTGCCTCCCGTAGGAGTCTGGGCCGTGTCTCAGTCCCAATGTGGCCGATCACCCTCTCAGGTCGGCTACGCATCGTCGCCTTGGTGAGCCGTTACCTCACCAACTAGCTAATGCGACGCGGGTCCATCTCATAGCGGATTACTCCTTTAATTGCTGTACCATGCAGTACTACAATCTTATGCGGTATTAATCTTCCTTTCGAAAGGCTATTCCCCTCTATGAGGCAGGTTACCCACGTGTTACTCACCCGTCCGCCGCTAATCCATTCCCGAAGGAACTTCATCGCTCGACTTGCATGTGTTAAGCACGCCGCCAGCGTTCGTCCTGAGCCAGGATCAAACTCTCAATAAAAAGTTTAATCTTAGCTTACTCAAATAAAAATTGCTGGTTTACTTAAATGTATTTATCTTATTCTGTTCAATTTTCAAAGACCATTTTCTTTCTTACAGCTTTCGCTGTAATCTTTAGTTTATCGCCTCAAGCGACTTTTTTATTATATCACTCGTCTCAAATCATGTCAACAACTTTTTAGAAATAATTTAAACATTATCTGAATGCATTATTTTTAAGTTATTTACTAGCCTTGCGACGTTTTTTATCTTATCACATACAGTTACAATTTCAAAATACTAATTTATGCTATTTAGACACTTTAAATTATCCATGCTCATAAATTCATGCTAAATCCTCTCATATTCTACTAGTGATACACTTGGATTAGTTATACTATTTTCCTTTTAAAATTTGAAAAGTTCTTTATTCAATTTATAAAAATTAAACCAGAGAACTTCATTTTATGTAAGTAAGTTTATATATATTTCCTCACAAAATGAAAGCTTCTCTGGTTATTTATAAAGATTCAACACTATGTATTATACATTATTTTCATTATGATTTATTTTTTCTAATATAATTAGCGCAGTATCCTCAATTGCTCTTTCTGTAACATCTATAGTTTTACAACCTATTTTTCTCATTATTTTATCCGCAAAATCAAGTTCTTCTAATACTCTAGCGTCCCCTGCATACTCAATATCAGAAGTAATCCTATGAAATTTATCCAATCTTCTCTTTCTAATTTCAATTAATCTAAGTGGATTTATGGTTAAACCAAATATCTTTTTCCTATCTATCTCATATATTTCATCTGGTACTCCTACTTCTGGCATTAATGGAATGTTTATTGCCTTTACACCTTTATTAGCTAGATACATGCACAATGGTGTTTTAGATGTCCTTGAAAGTCCAATCAATACAACATCTGCGTTTTTAAGACCTCTATAATCTTTGCTGTCATCATATTGCATTGCAAATTCCATCGCTTCTATTCTTTTAAAATACACTTCATCTGTTTGTCTCATTGCTCCCGGATTATATGAAGGTACCTTACCTAGTATTGTAGACGCAACATTAATGATTGGGCCTAAAACATTCATAACCAATATATTTCTTTCCATTGCTTTTTGTGTCAGGTATTCACGTACATTTACAGTAATAATTGTAGATACTATTATTACATTTTCATATTCAGCTGCTATACTCATTACCTCTTCAATATCTTCTAATGCTTTTACATATGGTATTCTTTTAACTTCTATCTTTTCGGTGAATTGACTTGCAGCAGCAACTGCAACTTGATTTGCAGTTTCACCTATTGAATCAGACACCGCTAAAATTGTTAACATAATTTATACCTTCTTTCTCATATTATTATACTCTTTATACCTGTGCATTAACCATTATTTTTAAATCAATTACTTATATAATCTTCTTATTTATATATTAAATCAATTTCACTTTATTTAATAGTAGTGAAATTTTTTTTTGCATATGTTACACTTTACTATAACATAACATAATTGCAATTGGAGGTACTTAAATGAAAAATAAAAAAGTATTGACTATAGGTATACTACCTTTAATGTGGGTTCTATATATTCTATTTGAACTTATAACTGGAAGAATAACTGATTCCCAAACAATTCTTTTTAACGTAATGCTAATTCTTTTATTCGCACTAGTAGGTTTCTTTACTTATACTATAGGAACAAAGTATGAGAATGGTTTAAAATTTAATATGTTATCATTTCTATTATTGCTTTTTCTTGTGATAGATCAAGGAATAAAAATACTTATAAAATTTTTTTGGTTCAATAACAATTTCCAAATAATTAAGAACATGTTATCTTTCAATCCGATAATTAATACTGAAGGCTCTTGGTTAAATGCCAGATTTGGTACATCTGTTAGTTTTCCTATTTTAATAACATTAAATATGTTTGCTATAGTTATTTTCTTAGAAATATATAGATACTATTTACATAAAGGGAATAAAGATTTTTGGGCAGATATGTGCTTTGTTTTTGTAATCTGTGGTGCTATTTGTTCACTTATTGACAAAGTATTTTATGGAGGAAGCTTAGATTTTATTGGAATAAGTAATTTATTCATAGCAGATATAAAAGACTTGTATATTAATATGGGTATATTATTCTTTGCTCTCACAATGTTTAACAATGGATCTTTATCGTCAAATGAATCTACATCATTTAAAGATGACATTCAATCTTTGAGAAAATTTTTATTATTTGTAATACATGACTTCTCAAATAAATTCAAATCTCTTTGAATCATATTACTATAACTTTATATTTCTATTAAAGCAAAACTAGACAGATAAAAAAAAGAGTTTTTACATAATTGTAAAAACTCTTTTCTATATAAAAATACTAAGCAAGTTTCTAATAAAAACATTTTAATTTTATTTATTGGTGGCTTACCCGGGAATCGAACCCGGGACACCATGATTAAAAGTCATGTGCTCTACCGACTGAGCTAGTAAACCATTCTACCTCGCAACGTCCTACTCTGCCACACAGTCTCCCATGCAGTACCATCGGCGCTATAGACCTTAACTTTCCTGTTCGGAATGGGAAGGAGTGTTACCTCTATGCCATCATCACGAGATCTTATTCAGTTAACAATTTACAGTTAACAGTTGTACTATTGTGTCGAAAACTTGTCTCAACAAGATTATATTATACAGAAAACACTATTCCTTGTCAACATGTTTTTTAAAACTTTTTTTATTTATTCTTATTAATCTATACTGGTGTCTTTATTATATTTGAATATGTCCCTAAAATCCTATATTCATGCACTATTTATATAGCAAAGCACCAGTAAGGCTAGTGCTTTGCTAAAGTTATTTGAAACTATTCTCAAGAATGATTTATAATCTCCATTTTAGTTTATCTTTTTAATAGACTCTCTTATAAATTGAGCAGATTCTTTAAATTTTAGCAATTCAGCTTCTGTCATATGAATTTCAACAACCTCTTTTACTCCATCTGAATTCAAGACAGCTGGTACTCCACAAAAAACATCATTTTCCCCATACTCGCCTTTCAATAATGTTGATACTGGCATTATTTTATTTTCATCATTTATAATTGCTTTAATTATTCCAACTGTTGCAGTAGCTATTCCATAATATGTGGTACCTTTTCTATTATATACTTCCCAACCTGCTTTCGCTGTTTCTAATACTAATTTGTCTAAATCCACATTTCCAACTCTATCTTTATTATCCTTTAAAATTTCATAGAATGATTTTCCACCAACAGTAACATGAGACCAAGGCACCATTTGAGAATCACCATGTTCTCCCATTGAGTATCCTTGAACGCTACGAGGATCAACATTCAATAGTTCTCCTATAAAATTTTTTAATCTAGCTGAATCAACTGAAGTTCCTGTTCCTATGATATGGCTTTTGGGTAAACCTGATATCTTATAAACATGGTACGCAATCATGTCTACTGGATTTGAGATTACAATAAAATGGCCTTTAAATCCACTCTTCATTATTGGCTCTACAATCGATTCTACTATTCTAGCTGATAATTCCAATGTTGCTAACCTAGTTTGTCCTGGTTTAGGTGGTGCTCCTGCTGTTATTACTACGATATCAACATCTCCACATTGCTCATAATTTCCCTTAACAACCTTTGTGTTTCGATTCAAATACTCTATACAGTGATTTAAATCCATAACCTCACCAAGCGCTCTTTCTTCATTTATGTCTATCATTAATATTTCATCGCAAACTCCTTGTGTTATCAGACTAAAAGCTGTACTCGAACCTACTAACCCAGTTCCTACGATTGCAATTTTGCTCTTTCTTAAACCCATATCCAAGTCTCCTTTTTTAAACTAATATTTCAATTCATATATAATTTTCTAGTAATTACTGTAGTTTATGCTATTTTCTCACGATTTTATACATTTCTATGTTTTACTATGTTTGCATTATGTATTATCTACTAAAGTTAAAGCTAGTGCAACATTTAATTTTATACAATAAATCAATAAAAATATTAATTATTTTATTAATTTATATTTTTATTATTCTTTTTATATAAGTTACCTAAAATATTCTTCTAAATTTATTATATTTATAATCTTCAATATAAACAAAAAAAGACTGCTAAATAATTTAGCAGTCTTTGCTTTGGTGCGTCATCAGGGATTCGAACCCTGGACACCCTGATTAAGAGTCAGGTGCTCTACCAACTGAGCTAATCACGCAAAATCTTACCTCGCAACGTCCTACTCTGCCACACAGTCTCCCATGCAGTACCATCGGCGCTATAGACCTTAACTTTCCTGTTCGGAATGGGAAGGAGTGTTACCTCTATGCCATCATCACGAGATTAAGTGAGTTCCCAAATCTATGATTTGGCTGAACGAACTTATGCAAATCGCTTCAGCGATTTGTATTCCTTATAAAAAGAATCCAGTTCATCACTTATCCTTTATTCAACTGAAAGAGATTGTTCTTTCAAAATTGCACATAGTTTTTTTAATGTATTTTTTACAACTTAACTTATTGGTCAAGCCCTCGACCTATTAGTATCAGTCAGCTAAATATGTTACCATACTTACACCTCTGACCTATCAACCTTGTAGTCTTCAAGGGGTCTTACTAGCTTATGCTATGGGAAATCTCATCTTGAGGGGGGCTTCACACTTAGATGCTTTCAGCGTTTATCCCTTCCCGACTTAGCTACCCAGCTATGCTTCTGGCGAAACAACTGGTACACCATAGGTCAGTCCATCCCGGTCCTCTCGTACTAAGGACAGCTCCTCTCAAATTTCCTACGCCCGCGACGGATAGGGACCGAACTGTCTCACGACGTTCTGAACCCAGCTCGCGTGCCGCTTTAATGGGCGAACAGCCCAACCCTTGGGACCTACTTCAGCCCCAGGATGCGACGAGCCGACATCGAGGTGCCAAACCTCCCCGTCGATGTGAACTCTTGGGGGAGATCAGCCTGTTATCCCCGAGGTAGCTTTTATCCGTTGAGCGATGGCCCTCCCACGAGGTACCACCGGATCACTAAGCCCGACTTTCGTCCCTGCTCCACTTGTAGGTGTCGCAGTCAGGCTCCCTTCTGCCTTTGCACTCTTCGAACGATTTCCGACCGTTCTGAGGGAACCTTTGGGCGCCTCCGTTACATTTTAGGAGGCGACCGCCCCAGTCAAACTGCCCACCTAACAATGTCCTGTCACCAGTTTCATGGCATCCAGTTAGAACTTCAATACTATCAGGGTGGTATCCCAACAACGACTCCACTAAAGCTGACGCCCTAGTTTCCCAGTCTCCCACCTATCCTGTACAGACAATACCGAAATTCAATGCTAAGCTACAGTAAAGCTCTACGGGGTCTTTCCGTCCAATCGCGGGTAGCGAGCATCTTCACTCGCACTACAACTTCGCCGGATTTGCAGTTGAGACAGTGCACAAGTCATTACGCCATTCGTGCGGGTCAGAACTTACCTGACAAGGAATTTCGCTACCTTAGGACCGTTATAGTTACGGCCGCCGTTTACTGGGGCTTAAGTTCATACCTTCGCATTACTGCTAAGTATTCCCCTTAACCTTCCAGCACCGGGCAGGCGTCAGCCCCTATACATCAGCTTTCGCTTTAGCAGAGACCTGTGTTTTTGTTAAACAGTTGCTTGTGCCTATTCTCTGCGACCTGCTTTCGCAGGCACCCCTTCTCCCGAAGTTACGGGGTCAATTTGCCTAGTTCCTTAACTGCAATTCTTCCGTCGGCCTTAGGATTCTCTCCTCATCTACCTGTGTCGGTTTGCGGTACGGGCACTACTTCTCTCTCTAGATGCTTTTCTTGGAAGCATGGAATCAGATACTTCGGTTCCGTAGAACCTTCCCCATCACGCCTCAGAATTGTTGGAACGGATTTGCCAATCCCAACTCCCTAAACGCTTAGACTAGCATCCAATAGCTAGCACATCCTATCCTTCTCCGTCACACCCTCGATATTAACGATGATAGTGGTATTGGAATATCAACCAATTGTCCATCGACTACGCCTTTCGGCCTCGCCTTAGGTCCCGACTAACCCTGAGAAGACAAACTTTACTCAGGAAACCTTAGATATTCGGCCTGTAGGATTCTCACCTACATCTCGCTACTAATGCCAACATTCTCACTCGTAATCAGTCCACCGCTCCTTTCGGTACGACTTCAGCCCGATTACGACGCTCCTCTACCGCTCACGCATAAGCGTGAACCCGTAGCTTCGGTGGTAAGTTTGAGCCCCGGACATTTTCGGCGCAGGATCTCTTGACTAGTGAGCTATTACGCACTCTTTTAATGAGTGGCTGCTTCTAAGCCAACATCCTAGTTGTCTTAGAAATCCCACATCCTTTTCCACTTAACTTACACTTTGGGACCTTAGCTGACGATCTGGGCTGTTTCCCTTTTGAC
The window above is part of the Clostridium saccharoperbutylacetonicum N1-4(HMT) genome. Proteins encoded here:
- a CDS encoding pyruvate, water dikinase regulatory protein — encoded protein: MLTILAVSDSIGETANQVAVAAASQFTEKIEVKRIPYVKALEDIEEVMSIAAEYENVIIVSTIITVNVREYLTQKAMERNILVMNVLGPIINVASTILGKVPSYNPGAMRQTDEVYFKRIEAMEFAMQYDDSKDYRGLKNADVVLIGLSRTSKTPLCMYLANKGVKAINIPLMPEVGVPDEIYEIDRKKIFGLTINPLRLIEIRKRRLDKFHRITSDIEYAGDARVLEELDFADKIMRKIGCKTIDVTERAIEDTALIILEKINHNENNV
- a CDS encoding signal peptidase II, whose amino-acid sequence is MKNKKVLTIGILPLMWVLYILFELITGRITDSQTILFNVMLILLFALVGFFTYTIGTKYENGLKFNMLSFLLLLFLVIDQGIKILIKFFWFNNNFQIIKNMLSFNPIINTEGSWLNARFGTSVSFPILITLNMFAIVIFLEIYRYYLHKGNKDFWADMCFVFVICGAICSLIDKVFYGGSLDFIGISNLFIADIKDLYINMGILFFALTMFNNGSLSSNESTSFKDDIQSLRKFLLFVIHDFSNKFKSL
- a CDS encoding L-lactate dehydrogenase — translated: MGLRKSKIAIVGTGLVGSSTAFSLITQGVCDEILMIDINEERALGEVMDLNHCIEYLNRNTKVVKGNYEQCGDVDIVVITAGAPPKPGQTRLATLELSARIVESIVEPIMKSGFKGHFIVISNPVDMIAYHVYKISGLPKSHIIGTGTSVDSARLKNFIGELLNVDPRSVQGYSMGEHGDSQMVPWSHVTVGGKSFYEILKDNKDRVGNVDLDKLVLETAKAGWEVYNRKGTTYYGIATATVGIIKAIINDENKIMPVSTLLKGEYGENDVFCGVPAVLNSDGVKEVVEIHMTEAELLKFKESAQFIRESIKKIN